The following coding sequences are from one Gammaproteobacteria bacterium window:
- the aqpZ gene encoding aquaporin Z: MDLGKRIGAEFIGTFWLVLGGCGSAVLAAKFPEVGIGLVGVSLAFGLTVLSGAYALGHISGGHFNPAVSFGLWAGGRFSTGYLLPYIIAQVLGALAAASVLHYIASGAPGFDLAGGLALNGFGEHSPGKYSLQAGLVTEVVMTFMFLIVILGVTERRAPAGFAPLAIGLALTLIHLISIPVTNTSVNPARSTGPALTVMLGGGGDWAVQQLWLFWAAPIGGAILAGIVYRWLGSHEADR, encoded by the coding sequence ATGGACCTTGGCAAGCGAATCGGAGCCGAGTTCATCGGCACATTCTGGTTGGTGCTCGGCGGCTGCGGGAGCGCGGTGCTCGCGGCGAAGTTCCCGGAGGTGGGGATCGGGCTGGTGGGGGTTTCCCTCGCCTTCGGACTGACCGTCCTCAGCGGCGCGTACGCCCTGGGTCACATCTCGGGCGGGCACTTCAACCCCGCGGTGTCGTTCGGGTTGTGGGCCGGCGGGCGGTTCTCCACCGGTTACCTCCTGCCGTACATCATCGCCCAGGTGCTCGGTGCGCTCGCCGCGGCGAGCGTGCTCCACTACATCGCCAGCGGTGCCCCGGGCTTCGACCTCGCCGGGGGGCTCGCATTGAACGGTTTTGGCGAGCACTCCCCCGGTAAGTACTCCCTGCAGGCCGGGCTCGTGACCGAGGTCGTGATGACCTTCATGTTCCTCATCGTGATCCTCGGAGTGACGGAACGCCGTGCCCCGGCAGGCTTCGCACCGCTCGCGATCGGACTCGCGCTCACCCTGATCCATCTCATCAGCATCCCGGTGACCAACACGTCGGTGAACCCCGCGCGCAGCACGGGTCCCGCACTGACGGTGATGCTGGGTGGCGGAGGAGACTGGGCGGTCCAGCAGCTCTGGCTGTTCTGGGCGGCGCCCATCGGCGGGGCCATCCTTGCGGGCATCGTCTATCGCTGGCTGGGCTCGCACGAGGCGGACCGATAG
- a CDS encoding TatD family hydrolase has translation MPVELVDSHCHLDLIQPREGTLAGVVAAARQQGVRHILCACVTLEGLPAVLDVAGRYEGVFASVGVHPNEVEGRDPDTDALVEIARDPRVVAIGETGLDYYRSEGDLDWQRSRFRRHIAAAKAAGIPLVIHSRNAAQDTLRVLREERAQEAGGVMHCFSEDWATAEAFLELGLYLSLSGIVTFPGAHAIHEVARRVPLDRLLVETDAPWLAPVPHRGKPNEPAYVRHVAERIAELRGEPLESVARATTENFFRLFSRARRGVAADG, from the coding sequence ATGCCGGTCGAGCTGGTCGACTCGCACTGCCACCTGGATCTCATCCAACCCCGCGAGGGCACCCTCGCCGGGGTCGTTGCGGCCGCCCGCCAGCAGGGGGTCCGCCACATCCTCTGTGCCTGCGTGACCCTCGAAGGTCTGCCCGCCGTGCTCGACGTCGCGGGGCGCTACGAGGGCGTTTTCGCCTCGGTCGGCGTGCACCCGAACGAGGTCGAGGGGAGGGACCCCGACACGGACGCGCTGGTCGAGATCGCCCGCGACCCGCGCGTGGTCGCCATCGGCGAGACAGGGCTGGACTACTACCGCAGCGAGGGCGACCTCGATTGGCAACGCAGCCGGTTCCGGCGGCACATCGCCGCGGCCAAGGCGGCAGGGATCCCCCTGGTGATTCACTCCCGGAACGCCGCGCAAGACACCCTGCGTGTCCTGCGCGAGGAGCGTGCCCAGGAGGCGGGCGGCGTCATGCACTGCTTCTCCGAGGACTGGGCCACCGCCGAGGCCTTTCTCGAGCTGGGCCTCTACCTCTCGTTGTCGGGGATCGTGACCTTCCCCGGCGCCCACGCGATCCACGAGGTGGCACGCCGCGTTCCCCTGGACCGACTGCTGGTGGAGACCGACGCCCCGTGGCTCGCGCCGGTGCCCCATCGGGGCAAGCCCAACGAGCCGGCCTACGTGCGCCACGTCGCCGAGCGCATCGCCGAGCTTCGGGGCGAGCCCCTGGAGAGCGTGGCCCGGGCGACCACGGAGAACTTCTTCCGCCTATTCTCCCGGGCCCGCCGAGGCGTCGCCGCCGACGGATAG
- a CDS encoding pseudouridylate synthase produces MTYYTGLTILFQDEHLVAVDKPAGLLVHRTDLDRGEREFAVQRVRDQIGQRVYPAHRLDRGTSGVLLFGLRPEVAQRLATAFERREVPKAYLAIVRGHPPESGEIDHALDRRLDAREAPRGGQRESAGRDGGCEPPPSPGGPSSELGLASEEKQEALTRYRRLATAELDRRVDRYPTARYALLELEPVTGRRHQLRRHLKHISHPVIGDTTYGKARHNRVFEESFGCRRLLLACVELRLLHPVTGSPVVVTAPLTGDFADVVWRLGWGESLPVRWLAAPPGAVG; encoded by the coding sequence GTGACGTACTATACCGGGCTTACCATCCTCTTTCAGGACGAGCACCTGGTCGCGGTCGACAAGCCGGCTGGCCTGCTGGTGCACCGTACCGACCTCGATCGCGGGGAGCGCGAGTTCGCCGTGCAGCGGGTGCGCGATCAGATCGGGCAGCGGGTCTACCCGGCCCACCGCCTGGACCGGGGGACCTCCGGCGTGCTCCTGTTCGGCCTTCGGCCCGAGGTGGCTCAACGCCTGGCGACCGCGTTCGAGCGGCGGGAGGTCCCCAAGGCCTACCTCGCGATCGTGCGGGGCCACCCACCGGAGTCGGGTGAGATCGACCATGCCCTCGACCGCCGCCTCGACGCGCGCGAGGCGCCCCGGGGGGGACAGCGGGAGTCCGCGGGCCGGGACGGGGGGTGCGAGCCACCCCCCTCCCCTGGCGGACCGTCCTCGGAACTGGGGCTCGCCTCGGAGGAGAAACAGGAGGCCCTGACCCGTTACCGCCGTCTTGCGACCGCCGAGTTGGACCGGCGCGTCGACCGATACCCCACGGCCCGTTACGCCCTGCTCGAGCTGGAGCCGGTCACGGGCAGGCGGCACCAGCTCCGGCGGCACCTGAAGCACATCTCGCACCCGGTCATCGGAGACACGACCTACGGCAAGGCGCGCCACAACCGGGTCTTCGAGGAGTCCTTCGGGTGCCGGCGCCTGCTTCTGGCCTGCGTGGAGCTGCGCTTGCTGCACCCCGTGACGGGCTCTCCCGTGGTGGTCACGGCGCCGTTGACGGGGGACTTCGCGGACGTGGTCTGGAGACTCGGCTGGGGTGAATCGCTACCGGTGCGCTGGCTCGCCGCGCCGCCCGGCGCAGTGGGCTGA
- a CDS encoding penicillin acylase family protein has translation MKAPLGEPDHVQFVPSYRVVLTPGDWGASRGTNTLGQSGHRFSPFRDDQLEHWASGEGHPWRWGGPPPEEVIGVLRLRPL, from the coding sequence CTGAAGGCACCTCTCGGGGAGCCCGACCACGTCCAGTTCGTGCCGAGCTACCGGGTCGTGCTCACGCCTGGGGATTGGGGGGCGAGCCGGGGCACGAACACGCTGGGCCAGTCCGGCCACCGCTTCTCCCCGTTCCGCGACGACCAACTGGAACACTGGGCGTCGGGCGAAGGGCACCCCTGGCGATGGGGCGGACCGCCTCCGGAAGAGGTGATCGGGGTGCTGCGCCTGAGGCCACTTTGA
- a CDS encoding VacJ family lipoprotein → MLPARAWHRLAAVIPQTLVVAVSVAGCATTHGRADPQDPWEGFNRSMFEFNQTLDKALIRPIAEWYQKVTPDPIDRSVTNFFGNLNDVLVVMNDLLQFKLEQAVSDLGRIVANTTFGVLGLFDVATRFGLEKHDEDLGQTMGYWGMDTGPYLVLPVLGPSSLRDTVGRAGEFAVSPLDIFDEPTRWTLRGVHAVDLRADLLSVTRVAETAALDEYVFVRDAYLQRRQYLVYDGTPPPLSFEDDEE, encoded by the coding sequence ATGCTACCCGCACGTGCCTGGCACCGCCTCGCGGCGGTCATCCCCCAGACCCTGGTCGTCGCGGTTTCCGTGGCGGGATGCGCGACCACTCACGGGCGAGCCGACCCCCAGGACCCCTGGGAGGGCTTCAACCGCAGCATGTTCGAGTTCAACCAGACCCTCGACAAGGCCCTGATCCGCCCGATCGCGGAGTGGTACCAGAAGGTCACCCCCGACCCGATCGATCGGTCGGTGACCAACTTCTTCGGCAACCTGAACGACGTGCTCGTGGTCATGAACGACCTGCTGCAATTCAAGCTCGAGCAGGCGGTCTCCGATCTCGGTCGGATCGTCGCCAACACCACGTTCGGCGTGCTCGGTCTGTTCGACGTCGCGACGCGCTTCGGCCTGGAGAAGCACGACGAGGACCTCGGCCAGACCATGGGGTACTGGGGCATGGACACGGGCCCCTATCTCGTCCTGCCGGTCCTCGGGCCCTCCAGCCTGCGGGACACCGTGGGCCGGGCGGGTGAGTTCGCCGTCTCGCCACTCGACATCTTCGACGAGCCGACTCGCTGGACCCTGAGGGGAGTGCACGCCGTCGATTTGCGAGCCGACCTACTGAGCGTCACCCGAGTCGCGGAGACGGCCGCCCTGGACGAGTACGTCTTTGTCCGGGATGCCTACCTTCAGCGCCGGCAATACCTGGTCTACGACGGGACCCCGCCGCCGCTCTCCTTCGAGGACGACGAGGAGTGA
- the uvrC gene encoding excinuclease ABC subunit UvrC yields MLDASGVLLYVGKARNLRKRVSSYFRSADSLPVKTRAMMAQVASVEVTVTATEGEALLLESNLIKAHRPRYNVVLRDDKSYPYIHVSAGEPFPRLTLHRGARNGGGRYLGPYPSAGAVRETLGLLEKLFQLRQCEDTFFRNRSRPCLQHQIQRCSAPCVGRITQQAYAEDVRHALMFLEGQTGEVIGDLVRRMELASRALDFERAARYRDQIAQLRRVSEHQYVTVGAASVDVVAAACRHGVACVQVFVVRNGRHLGNRTFFPEHAEAADEPTVLRAFLVQHYLASDAGEALPAEVLLSQDVDDRGTLAQLLSERAGRTVKVRASVRAERARWVAMALENVRLALAQRLATQGDLQTRFETLAEALGLQEVPGRIECFDVSHSRGEATVASCVAFERDGPHPSDYRRFNIRGIAPGDDYGAMRQAVERRYARVCAEEGKLPDVLLIDGGRGQAAEAERALEELQVTGVTVVGVAKGTSRKPGMESLFLPGSEGALILPPDSPALHLVQQVRDEAHRFAITAHRQRRANRRNTSVLESIPGIGPVRRRLLLTEFGGLRGLERAGVQDLAHVPGISAQLARKIYDALHADR; encoded by the coding sequence ATGCTGGATGCCTCCGGCGTGCTCCTGTACGTCGGCAAGGCGCGCAATCTGCGCAAGCGGGTGTCCAGCTACTTCCGCTCCGCGGACTCCCTGCCGGTCAAGACCCGGGCCATGATGGCCCAGGTCGCCTCGGTGGAGGTCACCGTGACCGCCACGGAGGGCGAAGCCCTCCTGCTGGAAAGCAACCTCATCAAGGCTCACCGGCCCCGCTACAACGTCGTTCTCCGGGACGACAAGAGCTACCCGTACATCCACGTCTCCGCCGGCGAGCCGTTCCCGCGCCTGACCCTGCACCGGGGCGCCCGCAACGGGGGAGGGCGTTACCTCGGCCCGTACCCGAGCGCGGGCGCGGTGCGTGAGACGCTGGGGCTGCTGGAGAAGCTCTTCCAGTTGCGCCAGTGCGAGGACACCTTCTTCCGCAACCGTTCCCGGCCGTGCCTGCAGCACCAGATCCAGCGTTGCAGCGCGCCCTGCGTCGGCCGCATCACGCAGCAGGCCTATGCGGAGGACGTGCGCCACGCGCTCATGTTCCTGGAGGGTCAGACCGGCGAGGTCATCGGAGACCTCGTGCGGCGGATGGAGCTCGCCTCACGGGCGCTCGACTTCGAGCGGGCCGCCCGGTATCGCGACCAGATCGCGCAGCTGCGTCGGGTCTCCGAGCACCAGTACGTCACGGTGGGCGCCGCCAGCGTGGACGTGGTTGCGGCCGCATGCCGCCACGGGGTGGCGTGCGTCCAGGTGTTCGTCGTGCGCAACGGCCGGCATCTCGGTAACCGCACCTTTTTCCCCGAGCACGCGGAGGCGGCCGACGAGCCGACGGTATTGCGGGCCTTCCTGGTCCAGCATTACCTGGCGTCGGACGCCGGCGAGGCCCTGCCCGCCGAGGTGCTGCTCTCCCAGGACGTGGACGACCGGGGGACCCTGGCGCAACTCCTCTCCGAGCGGGCAGGGCGGACCGTGAAGGTGCGCGCCTCGGTGCGGGCCGAGCGCGCCCGGTGGGTGGCCATGGCGCTGGAGAACGTGCGCCTTGCGCTGGCCCAGAGGCTCGCGACCCAGGGAGACCTCCAGACCCGCTTCGAGACCCTTGCCGAGGCCCTCGGATTGCAGGAGGTGCCGGGGCGGATCGAGTGTTTCGACGTGAGCCACAGCCGGGGCGAGGCGACCGTGGCGTCCTGCGTGGCCTTCGAGCGTGACGGCCCACACCCCTCGGACTACCGGCGATTCAATATTCGGGGCATCGCCCCGGGGGACGACTATGGCGCGATGCGCCAGGCGGTCGAGCGGCGCTATGCGCGCGTGTGCGCAGAGGAAGGCAAGCTGCCGGACGTGCTGTTGATCGACGGGGGCAGGGGTCAGGCGGCCGAAGCGGAGCGGGCGCTCGAGGAGCTCCAGGTGACCGGGGTCACCGTCGTGGGCGTCGCCAAGGGGACGAGCCGCAAGCCGGGGATGGAGTCGCTTTTCTTGCCGGGGTCCGAGGGCGCGCTTATACTGCCGCCGGATTCGCCGGCGCTTCACCTGGTGCAGCAGGTCCGGGACGAGGCTCATCGCTTCGCGATCACGGCCCATCGGCAACGCCGGGCAAACCGCCGCAATACCTCAGTGCTCGAGTCAATCCCCGGGATCGGCCCGGTCAGGCGGCGTTTGCTGTTGACCGAGTTTGGCGGGCTGCGAGGGCTCGAGCGGGCCGGGGTGCAAGACCTGGCCCATGTCCCAGGCATCAGCGCGCAGCTCGCGCGGAAGATCTACGACGCTCTCCACGCCGACCGATGA
- the pgsA gene encoding CDP-diacylglycerol--glycerol-3-phosphate 3-phosphatidyltransferase, translated as MNLPNSLTFFRISLIPIFVLVFYAPLGSAHTATAIIFTLGAVTDLLDGYLARRLGQTSPFGAFLDPVADKLLVAVALVLLVQHDPRPWLAVAAAVIIGREIVISALREWMAELGKRTKVAVSYVGKVKTTAQMVAVILMLYRAPLGSFPTYEVGTVLLYVAAFLTLWSMVVYLRSAWPLLRAGLLPGRIETPVTRSASEPRGT; from the coding sequence ATGAACCTCCCCAACAGTCTGACGTTCTTCCGCATTTCCCTGATCCCGATCTTCGTCCTCGTGTTTTATGCGCCGTTGGGCTCGGCCCACACTGCCACGGCCATCATCTTTACGCTCGGTGCGGTCACCGACCTGCTGGACGGGTACCTGGCGCGGCGCCTGGGGCAGACCTCGCCGTTCGGCGCCTTTCTCGACCCGGTGGCCGACAAACTGCTGGTTGCCGTGGCACTGGTCCTGTTGGTCCAGCACGACCCCCGGCCATGGCTCGCCGTCGCGGCGGCGGTCATCATCGGGCGGGAGATCGTGATCTCGGCGCTGCGCGAGTGGATGGCGGAGCTCGGCAAGCGCACCAAGGTCGCGGTCTCGTACGTGGGCAAGGTCAAGACCACGGCTCAGATGGTGGCCGTCATCCTGATGCTGTACCGGGCTCCCCTGGGGTCGTTCCCGACCTACGAGGTGGGGACGGTGCTCCTGTATGTGGCGGCCTTCCTTACACTGTGGTCGATGGTCGTGTATCTGCGCTCGGCCTGGCCCCTGCTGCGTGCGGGGCTCCTGCCCGGACGTATCGAGACTCCTGTCACGCGTTCCGCGTCCGAGCCTCGCGGGACTTGA
- a CDS encoding L,D-transpeptidase family protein → MSRPPSSARRLGAALLLSLLVALPRVGTANEYPLVAGEDVVGEVVRVQALPEDTFSEIGQRYGTGFDEMKLANPQVDAWLPKGTVIVPTRFVLPNAPRDGIVLNVAELRMYHYLPARPGEERRVATYPVSVGRFDWRTPLGTTRVVRKAANPIWTPPENIRREAAAEGETLPAQVLPGPDNPLGPFALYLGVPGYLLHGTDERKQAGIGILATHGCVRMYNEDVATLYNRTPVGTAVHLVDQPYKVGWGNGVLFLEAHPPFGEGGEGEVQHLTDMVQVVMDATAQYPDYPVDWKRAEAEVQKPSGVPVPIGPRWAGRTASPGAGQKETPPQRGFQNHRSAP, encoded by the coding sequence ATGTCCCGTCCCCCTTCCTCTGCCCGGCGCCTCGGAGCCGCTCTCCTGCTCTCCCTCCTCGTCGCGCTGCCCCGGGTGGGCACCGCGAACGAATACCCGCTGGTGGCCGGGGAAGACGTGGTGGGTGAGGTCGTCCGGGTCCAGGCCCTGCCCGAGGACACCTTCAGCGAGATCGGCCAGCGTTACGGGACGGGATTCGACGAGATGAAGCTCGCCAATCCGCAGGTGGACGCCTGGCTGCCCAAGGGCACGGTCATCGTTCCGACCCGCTTCGTGCTCCCCAACGCCCCGCGCGACGGAATCGTGTTGAACGTGGCCGAGCTCCGCATGTACCACTACCTTCCGGCCCGCCCGGGAGAGGAGCGGCGAGTCGCCACCTACCCGGTGAGCGTGGGGCGGTTCGACTGGCGCACCCCGCTCGGGACCACGCGGGTGGTGCGCAAGGCGGCCAACCCCATCTGGACGCCGCCGGAGAACATCCGGCGCGAAGCGGCGGCCGAAGGCGAGACGCTCCCCGCCCAGGTCCTCCCGGGCCCGGACAATCCCCTCGGCCCCTTTGCCCTCTACCTCGGGGTGCCCGGCTACCTTCTCCACGGGACCGACGAGCGCAAGCAGGCAGGGATCGGCATTCTGGCGACGCACGGCTGCGTGCGGATGTACAACGAGGACGTGGCGACGCTCTACAACCGGACTCCCGTGGGCACGGCCGTCCACCTGGTGGACCAGCCGTACAAGGTCGGCTGGGGCAACGGGGTGCTGTTCCTGGAGGCACATCCCCCGTTCGGGGAGGGGGGCGAAGGGGAGGTGCAGCATCTCACGGACATGGTGCAGGTCGTCATGGACGCGACCGCCCAGTACCCCGACTACCCCGTGGATTGGAAGCGCGCCGAGGCCGAGGTCCAGAAGCCGAGCGGGGTCCCGGTACCGATCGGCCCACGCTGGGCAGGGCGCACCGCCAGCCCGGGCGCAGGACAAAAAGAAACCCCGCCGCAGCGGGGTTTCCAGAATCATCGGTCCGCGCCATGA
- a CDS encoding dTMP kinase, with protein MSRGRFITVEGIEGAGKSTHLAAIRDLLQAAGHTVVLTREPGGTPLGEGIRQLLLRPDLGPMSPDTELLLLFGARAEHLARVIRPALAAGQWVLCDRFTDATYAYQGGGRGLPAERIVTLEQWVHGDLQPDLTLLFDLPIATGLARVAQRGAEDRFEQEERAFFERVQSAYRARAERFPGRFRVIDTDADPAEVRLRVERALRPWL; from the coding sequence ATGTCGAGGGGACGCTTCATCACGGTCGAGGGCATCGAGGGTGCGGGAAAGAGCACCCACCTCGCCGCCATCCGCGACCTCCTCCAGGCGGCCGGCCACACCGTCGTCCTGACGCGGGAGCCCGGGGGCACGCCGCTCGGAGAGGGGATCCGGCAGCTCCTGCTGCGCCCGGACCTGGGGCCCATGAGTCCCGATACCGAGCTCCTCCTCCTCTTCGGGGCCCGGGCCGAGCACCTGGCGCGGGTCATCCGCCCAGCGCTGGCCGCCGGCCAGTGGGTCCTCTGCGACCGGTTCACGGATGCCACCTACGCCTACCAGGGAGGTGGGCGGGGTCTTCCCGCGGAGCGCATCGTGACCCTCGAGCAGTGGGTGCACGGCGACCTGCAGCCGGACCTGACGCTCCTCTTCGACCTTCCGATCGCCACCGGGCTCGCCCGGGTCGCCCAGCGGGGCGCCGAGGACCGCTTCGAGCAGGAGGAGAGGGCGTTCTTCGAGCGGGTGCAGTCTGCCTATCGCGCCCGGGCCGAGCGGTTCCCCGGGCGCTTTCGTGTCATCGACACGGATGCCGACCCGGCCGAGGTCCGGCTGCGGGTCGAGCGGGCGTTGCGGCCGTGGCTGTGA
- a CDS encoding DUF615 domain-containing protein, protein MLANRYGLAPRDDAHNAQEDSVDTRSKTRRKRDAEALQALGERLVELKPSRLARVPLDERLREEILTAQRVQARGARRRQLQLIGKLMRSADAAAIAEALARLEAGALSVGGDASAGPGE, encoded by the coding sequence ATGCTTGCGAACCGGTACGGCCTCGCTCCGCGCGACGACGCACACAACGCGCAGGAAGACTCCGTCGACACTCGCAGCAAGACACGACGGAAGCGCGACGCCGAGGCCCTGCAGGCGCTGGGCGAGCGCCTCGTGGAGTTGAAGCCCTCACGCCTCGCCCGCGTCCCGCTGGACGAGCGCCTGCGCGAGGAGATCCTGACGGCCCAGAGGGTCCAGGCCCGGGGGGCGCGCCGGCGGCAGCTGCAGCTCATCGGGAAGCTCATGCGCTCGGCAGACGCCGCGGCGATCGCGGAGGCCCTGGCCCGCCTGGAGGCCGGTGCCCTATCCGTCGGCGGCGACGCCTCGGCGGGCCCGGGAGAATAG
- a CDS encoding response regulator, whose amino-acid sequence MVGVLLLNNHVLFRNGLRRLLEDDAGIIVVGEADAGEAALSLVARLAPQVVLMDLTLPGMGGLEATLRLRRQHPSVGVVVVTTHEHGSYPRRILAAGAHGVLDRGCEPAEVRRAVLLAARGERYISQRAAQEMALGLGGTGDDFDELTEAEFRVLLRMTSGYRTDEIASDLFMSPKTVATYRSRIFCKLGIRTPVEATLLALQEGLIPIGAPVRRLEVRDAASVRRCGEGLRRRSRRGRERGRVGGALGPEAKTVGEATSGGS is encoded by the coding sequence ATGGTTGGCGTTCTGCTGTTGAACAATCATGTGCTGTTTCGCAATGGACTGCGCCGGTTGCTCGAGGACGATGCAGGGATCATCGTCGTCGGCGAGGCGGATGCCGGAGAGGCCGCACTCTCTCTCGTGGCACGGCTTGCCCCCCAGGTAGTGCTCATGGACCTGACGTTGCCCGGGATGGGAGGGCTCGAGGCGACGCTGCGGCTTCGTCGCCAGCACCCCTCGGTCGGTGTCGTGGTCGTGACCACGCACGAGCACGGGTCCTATCCCCGCCGCATCCTCGCGGCGGGGGCGCACGGGGTCCTCGACCGCGGTTGTGAGCCAGCGGAGGTTCGCCGAGCGGTTCTTCTGGCCGCGCGGGGGGAGCGGTACATCAGTCAGAGGGCCGCCCAGGAGATGGCCCTCGGCCTGGGTGGCACGGGCGACGACTTCGATGAACTCACGGAGGCGGAGTTCCGCGTCCTCCTGCGGATGACGTCCGGCTACCGGACGGACGAGATCGCGAGTGACCTCTTCATGAGCCCGAAGACCGTGGCCACCTATCGCAGCCGGATCTTCTGCAAGCTGGGGATCCGCACCCCGGTGGAGGCCACCCTCCTGGCCTTGCAGGAGGGGCTGATCCCCATCGGCGCGCCCGTACGCCGTCTCGAGGTGCGCGACGCCGCGTCCGTGCGCCGATGCGGCGAGGGCCTGCGGCGGCGGTCTCGCCGTGGGCGCGAGCGCGGACGCGTGGGGGGGGCACTCGGCCCGGAGGCGAAAACCGTTGGCGAAGCGACTTCCGGCGGGAGTTGA
- a CDS encoding DNA polymerase III subunit delta' gives MAVSFAHPLPWHEAQWRQVHAWTESGRMPHAVLLAGAPGLGKEAFARRLAHALLCTSPLGPDSPCGACASCRVMGQGAHPDYVELTPEEAGKPLRVDAVRELTAHLALRSAMGRTKVVLIHPAEAMNRSAANALLKTLEEPQGESVLLLVSHVPSRLPATVRSRCQRLSFRAPPLAVAKSWLVSHLSELGDAERFLKLSGGAPLAALAIAQSEALDGMRKVEEGVAALLASRGDPVAVAESWAKMGAGEVCRWSWHLSGDAVRAWASKSRAGDAALKPAAGRPKPGKAADIQVLFEIMDFCLDSRRALDAGISLSQPLVLDTLASLWARAGGERPDGARSPEERA, from the coding sequence GTGGCTGTGAGCTTCGCCCATCCGCTACCCTGGCACGAGGCCCAGTGGCGGCAGGTGCACGCCTGGACGGAGAGTGGGCGCATGCCCCACGCGGTGCTGCTCGCCGGGGCGCCGGGGCTCGGGAAAGAGGCGTTCGCGCGACGGCTCGCGCACGCGCTGCTCTGCACGAGCCCCCTGGGGCCAGACAGCCCCTGCGGCGCCTGTGCGTCCTGCCGGGTGATGGGGCAGGGGGCTCACCCCGACTACGTGGAATTGACCCCCGAAGAGGCGGGCAAGCCGCTGCGCGTCGATGCGGTCCGGGAGCTCACGGCCCATCTGGCCCTGCGCAGCGCCATGGGCAGGACAAAGGTGGTGCTGATCCACCCCGCCGAGGCAATGAACCGCAGCGCGGCCAACGCCTTGCTGAAGACGCTCGAGGAGCCTCAGGGGGAGAGCGTCCTGCTGCTGGTCAGCCACGTCCCCAGCCGGCTGCCCGCCACCGTGCGCAGCCGTTGCCAGAGGCTGTCCTTCCGGGCCCCCCCTCTCGCCGTGGCAAAGAGCTGGCTCGTCTCGCACCTCTCCGAGCTGGGGGACGCGGAGCGGTTCTTGAAACTGTCGGGGGGGGCTCCCCTGGCCGCCCTGGCCATCGCCCAGAGCGAGGCCCTCGACGGCATGCGCAAGGTGGAGGAGGGGGTCGCCGCACTCCTCGCCTCGCGCGGCGACCCCGTCGCCGTGGCAGAATCCTGGGCGAAAATGGGGGCGGGCGAAGTGTGTCGATGGTCCTGGCACCTCAGCGGCGACGCGGTGCGCGCGTGGGCCTCGAAGTCCCGGGCCGGCGACGCCGCGCTAAAGCCCGCGGCCGGGCGACCGAAACCAGGGAAGGCGGCCGACATTCAGGTACTATTCGAAATCATGGACTTCTGCCTCGACAGCCGGCGGGCCCTCGACGCCGGGATCAGCCTGAGCCAGCCGTTGGTGCTGGATACGCTGGCCTCGCTCTGGGCACGCGCAGGGGGCGAACGCCCCGATGGCGCCCGGTCTCCGGAGGAACGCGCGTGA
- a CDS encoding PilZ domain-containing protein, with protein sequence MPFIKNGGLFIPTPKPYRLGDEVFMLLTLMEEKDRLPVAGRVVWVTPKGAQGQRSAGIGVQFSDLDKGQTRSKIENYLAAALKSERQTHTM encoded by the coding sequence ATGCCGTTCATCAAGAACGGTGGCCTCTTCATCCCGACACCGAAGCCCTATCGGTTGGGAGACGAGGTGTTCATGCTCCTCACGTTGATGGAAGAGAAGGACAGGCTGCCGGTGGCCGGACGGGTGGTATGGGTGACCCCCAAGGGTGCCCAGGGGCAGCGCAGCGCCGGCATCGGTGTCCAGTTCAGTGACCTGGACAAGGGCCAGACCCGCAGCAAGATCGAGAATTATCTCGCCGCCGCCCTGAAGTCCGAGCGCCAGACCCACACCATGTAG